One genomic window of Pigmentiphaga litoralis includes the following:
- the glcF gene encoding glycolate oxidase subunit GlcF — MQTQLAESLKDTADGQEADAILRKCVHCGFCTATCPTYQVTGNELDSPRGRIYLIKQMLEGEPVTAETQGHLDSCLTCRNCESTCPSGVQYGHLVDIGRKIVNERVPRSRTDRFKRAVLKEMIGSPAFNLAMQAGQALRPMLPGVLAAKVPTRRPAGNVRAARHARNVLILAGCVQPAMIPAIDAATIRVLDAIGVGVRVAAGSGCCGAVRFHLDDQDGAKTQMRANIDAWWPDIEAGTIDAIVMNASGCGAMVREYAHHLRHDPVYSGKAVRVSDMVRDIAEIIAPHADALRPRVTAGLPAGSTGRVAFHPPCTLQHWQRLRPVTEKLLVDLGLTLQPFTDSHLCCGSAGTYSVLQPAMAGELRRRKLDAIEAGDPEMILSSNIGCLTHLQGGTKIPVRHWVELVDTALAAG, encoded by the coding sequence ATGCAGACCCAGCTTGCCGAATCCCTGAAAGACACCGCCGACGGCCAGGAAGCCGACGCGATCCTGCGCAAGTGCGTCCATTGCGGTTTCTGCACCGCCACGTGCCCCACTTATCAGGTCACGGGCAATGAACTGGACAGCCCGCGCGGTCGCATCTACCTGATCAAGCAGATGCTGGAAGGCGAGCCTGTCACGGCCGAAACGCAAGGCCATCTCGACAGCTGCCTGACCTGCCGCAATTGCGAATCGACCTGCCCGTCAGGCGTGCAGTACGGCCATCTGGTGGACATTGGCCGCAAGATCGTCAATGAACGGGTGCCCCGGTCCCGCACCGACCGTTTCAAGCGCGCGGTGCTCAAGGAAATGATCGGGTCGCCCGCCTTCAACCTGGCCATGCAGGCCGGGCAGGCGCTGCGCCCCATGTTGCCCGGCGTGCTGGCCGCCAAGGTGCCTACGCGGCGGCCGGCGGGCAACGTTCGCGCGGCCAGACATGCCCGCAACGTGCTCATCCTTGCCGGGTGCGTGCAACCGGCGATGATCCCGGCCATTGATGCCGCAACGATCCGGGTGCTCGATGCCATCGGCGTGGGCGTGCGCGTGGCGGCAGGATCGGGCTGTTGTGGCGCCGTGCGCTTCCACCTGGATGACCAGGACGGCGCCAAAACCCAGATGCGTGCCAACATCGACGCCTGGTGGCCCGATATCGAAGCCGGCACCATTGACGCCATCGTCATGAACGCATCGGGCTGCGGCGCCATGGTGCGCGAATATGCCCACCACCTGCGCCACGATCCGGTCTATTCCGGCAAGGCCGTTCGCGTGTCCGACATGGTCCGCGACATTGCCGAAATCATTGCGCCCCACGCCGATGCCTTGCGACCCCGCGTCACAGCGGGCCTGCCGGCCGGGTCGACCGGGCGCGTGGCCTTCCATCCCCCCTGCACCTTGCAGCACTGGCAGCGCCTGCGGCCCGTGACCGAAAAGCTGCTGGTCGACCTGGGCCTGACCCTGCAGCCCTTTACCGACAGCCACCTATGCTGCGGGTCGGCGGGCACCTACTCGGTGCTGCAGCCAGCCATGGCGGGCGAACTGCGGCGCCGGAAGCTCGACGCCATCGAGGCCGGCGATCCGGAAATGATCCTGTCGTCCAACATCGGCTGCCTGACCCACCTGCAGGGCGGAACGAAAATTCCTGTGCGGCACTGGGTCGAACTGGTGGATACGGCGCTGG